CGCTCGCGATCGTCTGCGTGGACAACCCGATGTGCCCGGGCACGGGCCACCGGATCTGCAACGACTGCATGAAGGGGTGCATCTTCCAGAAGCAGTCTCCCGTCGACATCCCCCAGGCCGAGACGGGAATTCTGACCGACGTCCTCGACCTGCCGTACGGCTTCGAGGTCTATTCGCTCCTCACGCGCTGGAACCCGCTGAACATCCGGCGCCCGTATACGCTTCCGTACAACGGCAAGAACGTGCTGATCGTCGGACTCGGGCCCGCGGGATACACGCTCGCCCATTACCTCGCCAACGAAGGATTCGGCGTCGCGGCGATCGACGGGCTGAAGATCGAGCCGATCGACACGGAGCTCGTGCCGGTCGAGAGCTACGCGGCGTTGAAACAGCCGCTCGACGAGCGCCCCCTCGGCGGCTTCGGCGGCGTCTCCGAGTACGGGATCACCGTCCGATGGGACAAGAACTTCCTGCGCGTCATCGCGCTCACGCTCGCCCGCCGCGAGAACTTCCGGATGTTCGGCGGCGTCCGCTTCGGCGGAACCGTGGACGCGGAAGAGGCGTTCGCGATGGGGTTCGACCACGTCGCGGTCGCCGCCGGGGCCGGGCGCCCCACGATCGTCGGAATGACCAACAACATGATCCGCGGGATCCGGCAGGCGTCCGATTTCCTGATGGCGCTCCAGCTCACGGGCGCTTTCAAGAAGAACGGTCTCGCGAACCTGCAGGCGGAGCTCCCCGCGGTCGTCATCGGGGGCGGCCTCACCGCGATCGACACGGCGACCGAACTCCTCGCCTACTACCCGATCGAGGCCGAACGCACGCTCGAGCGCTACGAAAACCTCGTCCTCGAACGCGGAGAGGAGAATCTCCGCGCGATCTTCGACGCCGAAGAGCAGGAGATCCTCGATCGGCTCCTCGCCCACGGCGGAGCGGTCCGCCGCGAGCGGCGGGAGGCGGCGGCGCGCGGCGAGGCGCCGGACTTCGCCCGGCTCTGCCGCCAATGGGGCGGGGTGTCGATCGTCTATCGCCGCACGATGGAGGAATCCCCGGCCTACCGGCTGAACCACGAGGAGATCATCAAGGCGCTCGAGGAGGGGATCTCCTTCGTCGAGACGCTCGACCCGGTCGAGGCGGTCCCGGACGAGTACGGGAAGCTCCGGGCGATGCGGTTCCGGCGGACGTCGGGCGAGCTCGTCGAGCTCCCGGCCAGGAGCTGCCTCGTCGCCGCGGGCACCACCCCGAACATCACGTACGCGAAGGAGAAAACGGGAACGCTGCCGCTCGACGAAAAGCGGCGATTCTTCGCGCCGCACCGGCTGTCGGAGGAGAACGGCAGGAAGTCCCTCGTTCCCTGCCAGCCGCTCGATCCGGGCGGGATCTTCACCGGCCTCGACCACGGCGGGAAGTTCATGACCTATTTCGGCGACAACCACCCGCGGTACAACGGCAACGTGGTGAAGGCGATGGCGTCCGCCCGCGACGGATACCGCTGGATCACCCGCCTCTTCCGCGAGGAAATCGAATCGAACGATCCGGCCGCCCAGTCCGCCCGCAATGCGGAGTGGAAGCGGTTTTCCGGAACCCTCGAACGCGAATGGACCGCCACGGTCGTCCGGGTCGATCGCCTGACCCCGACGATCGTCGAGGTCGTCGTTCGGGCGCCGGCCGCCGCCCGGCGCTTCCATCCGGGACAGTTCTACCGGCTCCAGAATTTCGAGGCGTCCGCGCCTCGCGCGGCCGGCTCTCCCCTTCTGCTCGAACCCCTGGCCCTGACGGGCGCCTGGAAGGACGACTCGGAAGGCCTCCTTTCGATGATCGCGCTCGAGATCGGCGTCTCCTCGCGGCTCTGTGCCGCGCTGAAACCGGGCGAGCGGGTCATCGTCATGGGGCCGACGGGCGCACCGACGGAGATCCCCGAGAAATCCACGGTCATGCTGTGCGGGGGCGGTCTCGGCAACGCCGTGCTCTTCTCGATCGGAAAGGCGTGCCGCGCCGCCGGGAACCGGGTGATCTATTTCGCGGGTTACAAGAAGGGGGAGGACTTCTACAAGCGGGAGGAAATCGAGGCGGCGGCGGACATCGTCGTCTTTTCGGTCGATCGCGGAGAGCCGATCCCGGCCGTCCGGCCGCAGGACCGCTCGTTCGTCGGCAACATCCTCGAGTCGATCACCGCGTACGCCGAAGGGCGTCTCGGCGACCGCCCGATCGATCTCCACGACGTCTCGCGGATCATCGTCATCGGATCCGACCGGATGATGAGCGCGGTCGCGGCGGCCCGCCACAACGCGCTCGCGAAATACCTCTCGCCGAACCACGTCGGGGTCGCGTCCATCAACTCGCCGATGCAGTGCATGATGAAGGAAGTCTGCGCGCAGTGCCTGCAGAAACATCGCGATCCGGTCACCGGCGCCACCAAGGAGATCGTCTTCTCCTGCTTCAACCAGGACCAGCTGATGGACGAGATGGACTGGGGGCACCTGGCGGCCCGGCTGCGGCAGAACACGGTGGCGGAGAAGCTCTCCGGCATGTGGCTCGAGTCGCTTCTGGCGCTCAACCCGATCGCCCGGGTGTAGCGCCGGCGGCGCGGTGATTCATCGAGCCGGACGGGCGCATGCCGCCCGCATCCCGTCGGGCTCGCGTCTCACCGCGTCTTACGACTGCGGCAAAGGCGTACCGCCGATCTGGGACCCTCCGTCTGCGTTCGCGATACGGCTCGACTCAGTTTGCCAGCGGCGTCGAGGCGCGGCCAGACGTGGGCGAGACGCGATCCCGCCGATTGCCGGGCCCGGCGGCGTACGGGGCGAGCGCGA
This region of Thermoanaerobaculia bacterium genomic DNA includes:
- a CDS encoding FAD-dependent oxidoreductase codes for the protein MTLPETTRLALGIPGFRFEDLHSPERLRDLDTVFVDELRRREPELCRTLEEARRHPDAVAPSALSNLLVALAPHLSSFLARLFPIEEAWTAQMARAEAESVLGRFKRDFLVRRVVKSPLPEGFPAIDFPAASRALRHFETTLFPELPWGADEEMATAKMAVALLDAESEHAEVVRQKKREAVSPETRERVARWAARAGETVPETDERGFDFLSRMIKFLENALHVRLAHPEGKREIRSWSSFRLPEKLDFETLVETVRPDGSLPERRIGPPEKHRRRDGFKLTDPRMTPRGVQAETQYCLICHDRDKDSCSKGFFDAKTSTFQKNPLGVALTGCPLDEKISEMHVMRRRGDSVAALAIVCVDNPMCPGTGHRICNDCMKGCIFQKQSPVDIPQAETGILTDVLDLPYGFEVYSLLTRWNPLNIRRPYTLPYNGKNVLIVGLGPAGYTLAHYLANEGFGVAAIDGLKIEPIDTELVPVESYAALKQPLDERPLGGFGGVSEYGITVRWDKNFLRVIALTLARRENFRMFGGVRFGGTVDAEEAFAMGFDHVAVAAGAGRPTIVGMTNNMIRGIRQASDFLMALQLTGAFKKNGLANLQAELPAVVIGGGLTAIDTATELLAYYPIEAERTLERYENLVLERGEENLRAIFDAEEQEILDRLLAHGGAVRRERREAAARGEAPDFARLCRQWGGVSIVYRRTMEESPAYRLNHEEIIKALEEGISFVETLDPVEAVPDEYGKLRAMRFRRTSGELVELPARSCLVAAGTTPNITYAKEKTGTLPLDEKRRFFAPHRLSEENGRKSLVPCQPLDPGGIFTGLDHGGKFMTYFGDNHPRYNGNVVKAMASARDGYRWITRLFREEIESNDPAAQSARNAEWKRFSGTLEREWTATVVRVDRLTPTIVEVVVRAPAAARRFHPGQFYRLQNFEASAPRAAGSPLLLEPLALTGAWKDDSEGLLSMIALEIGVSSRLCAALKPGERVIVMGPTGAPTEIPEKSTVMLCGGGLGNAVLFSIGKACRAAGNRVIYFAGYKKGEDFYKREEIEAAADIVVFSVDRGEPIPAVRPQDRSFVGNILESITAYAEGRLGDRPIDLHDVSRIIVIGSDRMMSAVAAARHNALAKYLSPNHVGVASINSPMQCMMKEVCAQCLQKHRDPVTGATKEIVFSCFNQDQLMDEMDWGHLAARLRQNTVAEKLSGMWLESLLALNPIARV